Proteins from a genomic interval of Toxotes jaculatrix isolate fToxJac2 chromosome 5, fToxJac2.pri, whole genome shotgun sequence:
- the LOC121182516 gene encoding troponin I, slow skeletal muscle-like, producing MSAGIYISTVFLSFLSQKKKPVSICHLLYKGRHRTATMSEAPPKAKPKISASRRLFLKTKLLKKAMTMLENDKQVRKDERERTLAERVPALQLSGLSLQDLQNLCKELHQKIDVVDEERYDIAAKVSKNEKEIQDLSQKIFELKGKMKRPNLRRVRVSADAMLGALLGSKVKESVDFKANLKTVKKEEEKKEEVTDWRKNVDAMSGMEGRKKLFDAGQ from the exons ATGAGCGCTGGAATCTATATATCTACCGTCTTTCTGTCCTTCTTGTCTCAGAAAAAGAAGCCTGTGAGTATTTGTCACCTGCTTTATAAG GGGAGACACAGAACTGCAACCATGTCTGAAGC GCCTCCG aaagcaaaaccaaaaatcTCTGCATCTCGCAGACTGTTTTTGAAG ACCAAACTGCTAAAGAAGGCCATGACTATGCTGGAGAATGATAAGCAAGTCAGAAAAGATGAACGAGAGAGAACCCTTGCTGAGAGAGTCCCAGCCCTCCAACTGTCAGGCCTGTCTTTGCAAGATTTACAG AATCTTTGCAAGGAATTACACCAGAAAATTGATGTGGTTGATGAAGAACGGTATGACATTGCTGCTAAAGTGTCAAAAAATGAGAAGGAG ATACAGGACCTGTCTCAGAAGATCTTTGAGTTGAAGGGCAAGATGAAGAGACCAAACCTCAGGAGGGTGAGGGTCTCTGCTGACGCCATGTTGGGAGCTCTGCTGGGCTCTAAGGTCAAAGAGTCTGTGGACTTCAAGGCCAACCTCAAGACTgtaaagaaggaggaggagaag AAAGAGGAAGTGACTGACTGGCGTAAGAATGTGGATGCCATGTCTGGTATGGAGGGCAGAAAGAAGCTGTTTGATGCTGGGCAGTAg
- the bpgm gene encoding bisphosphoglycerate mutase, whose protein sequence is MSKYKLFLLRHGEGAWNKENRFCSWVDQKLSEDGVKEAQDCGRLLKEQGYKFDLVFTSILSRSIQTAWLVLEAMGQEWVPVVKSWRLNERHYGSLIGLNRAEMAAQHGEEKVKLWRRSYDITPPQINESHPYFLEIYNDRRYTTCDVPKESLPRAESLKEVLDRLLPYWNNTVVPEIRRGRTVLISAHGNSCRALLKHLEGISDEDIASVTLPTGIPVLLELDENLKPVKPRQLLGDQAKIQAAIKKVEDQGKAKPST, encoded by the exons ATGTCCAAGTACAAACTCTTTCTGCTGAGGCATGGAGAGGGGGCCTGGAACAAAGAGAACCGTTTCTGCAGCTGGGTTGACCAGAAGCTAAGTGAAGATGGGGTGAAGGAGGCCCAGGACTGTGGCAGGCTCTTGAAGGAGCAGGGCTACAAGTTCGACTTAGTATTCACCTCCATACTTAGCCGCTCCATCCAGACAGCCTGGCTGGTGCTGGAGGCCATGGGCCAGGAGTGGGTCCCTGTCGTCAAGTCCTGGAGACTTAATGAGCGCCACTATGGTTCCCTGATTGGCTTGAACCGGGCAGAAATGGCTGCACAACACGGAGAGGAAAAAGTGAAGTTGTGGAGAAGGAGCTACGACATCACTCCACCTCAAATTAATGAATCACATCCTTACTTCCTGGAAATCTACAATGACCGCAGGTACACTACTTGTGATGTGCCAAAGGAGAGCCTTCCACGAGCAGAGAGCCTGAAGGAGGTGTTGGACAGGTTGCTGCCATACTGGAACAACACTGTGGTGCCGGAGATAAGGAGGGGCAGGACTGTGCTCATTTCTGCTCATGGAAACAGCTGCAGGGCTCTGCTGAAACACCTGGAAG GTATATCAGATGAGGACATAGCCAGCGTGACTTTACCTACAGGGATACCTGTGCTGCTTGAGCTGGATGAAAACCTCAAGCCTGTGAAACCGCGACAGCTCTTGGGAGACCAGGCAAAGATTCAGGCGGCCATTAAAAAGGTGGAGGACCAGGGAAAAGCCAAACCATCAACTTGA